GCagtctcatttctctctctctctctgtctctctctctgtctctctctctctctctctctctctctctctctctctctctctctctgtctctctctgtctctcggtctctctctctctctgtctctctctctctgtctctctctgtctctctctctctgtgtctctctctctctctctctctgtctctctctctctctctctctctctctctctctctctctctctctctctctctctctctctctctctctctctctctcgctgtctctctctctctccctctctctctctctccttctctctctctctctgtctctcgctccctctctctctgtctctctctccttctctctctctctctctctctctccctctctctctgtctctctctctctctctctctgtctccctctctctctgtctctctctgtctctctctctccttctctctctcttttctgcgCCTCCCTCTCGGtctgctctgcagttttgtttatGAGACGGAGCACTTCAACGGGGTGGCTGAGTTGCTGGAGATCCTGGGGAGGTATGTGCAGACACACGTTTACACTCTGCCCTGTTAGCGGATGCTTTTAGCCAGAGAAACTGGCCTCAGCGCAACCCCGATATTTGCCTGGTTTTGTTTAGTCGTACCAATATGAGGATGTTTTTCATCTCTTTATTTAATCATGCACTCCTACGGAGATACAGCTTTTTGTCAAGACCACAGAGTGCAAAAGATGGATAAGAAATGATGAAAACTCCAAAGCTGAGCATTaaaatatactatattatttatttttaaggagCCATAGCCGAGTAGAGATGTTTGCTTTTGGGAAGAGTCATGAACAAGGTTTGACTTGTAGATAAGAAATAAATGAATCCTCTCGGCTCAGCCATCTTTTGAATCCATAAAGAAAGACGGCACAAACACAGGCAGTTTATCAGCTGTGTTTGGGGTCGTTCAACACAACAACCTGTAGATGGATGCACCATGTGACGAAGGGTAGACACACCGgagctttgtcttttttttggtgCCAAATATGGAAGCTTAAAATTAAAGGTCACAGAGAGACTGAGCCAAAATAACAAACTAATCAGTTCTGGCTAAAAGTTACAAAGCTAACCCTAGCTAccccaaaaaacaaaattcaaaaaacaaacaggaaaaaagagaaggagacaAAATTGAGGCTCTCCCCAAAAAGGGCTTCCTGGCAAGCAGTCAACTCCAAAACTCCAAATAAGTAACCGACAAACAACTGTAACAACACAATGTTTCTGACATTTAGCTGGcgacaacattgatgatagctATGGTTTACTTCTACACAAATGCCTCGAAGACATTTGACATTTCATTAATGGTCCTAAAAATGATAGGTCCAGTTTTTATAGCTTGTCCCTCCGTCAAAAGCTCTCCAAAAACAACCCAGTGAATCAGAATGTAGACAGACCCTAGTGCAGGATTGTGGTTATTTAGTGAGTCTATTCTCTGTGAGCCTGAAGGTGAGATCAGCGCTCCCATCTCTTTATTTCTCCTCCAGGCTCCATCGGCCGTATAAACAGTCTTCTTTATGTCAGCTGCTCATTGATCTTCCACTTGCTTTCACAGGGTCACAATGAAACTctttcatgtgttcatgttgaatttatgtttatattttctctatttgttctcccctctctctctctctccccccccagtATAATCAATGGTTTCGCTCTGCCGCTGAAAGCGGAGCATAAACAGTTTCTGGTCAAAGTGTTGATCCCCCTCCACACTGTCAGGAGTCTGTCCCTCTTCCACGCACAGGTAAAATATGTGGGggggttttttgtgtgtgaagttTCTTCTTCCTGGTGACTATCCTAGTATTTCTCACACAGTGGCCACAAAACAACTGAAACTTCCTGACTGTGTCCAGAAATTAGTAGATTTGGAGTTTGGAAAAGCTGGCAGGAGTActgacacggaagctaagcaatgtcctgctgtggacgggggcagcggCTAAACGCAAGATAGATATATTTAGAATGTTTCCAGCGCTCTACCTTGCTGTCCGAcggccctttacgacggggaactgaagctgttatcgCTGCTCTCTTCACAGCCACCAGACTGTAAAACAGATATTTTACCTttcagaacacgggagttgctgctcttCTGCTGCCTCCATCAGTTAGTCagtttgtgttattttgtgactttgttgaatccgatttaacatttaaaacaccaaagtcacacagtaACAAACTGACTAACTGATGGAGGCAgcagtagagcagcaactcccgtgttctgaaAGGTAAAATGTCTGTTGTCTTtggtcaaaggagtctggtggctgtgaagagagcagagataacggcttcagttccccgtcgtaaagggccgtctgacagcaaggtagaGCGCTGGAAACATTCTAAATAtaataggaaaataaaaaactaaagcaTTGTGGCATTTGAGTTTCTGCTCAGCCAATGAATGCAAAATCAGGTGCAGGAGTTGTGTTGAGGTTTCATGCTGTTTTGAAGTATGTGTCATACTGCGACAAGTTTTGGTATGTCTGAGTTGCTATTGTAAGCTAAGCTAAAGGGCTAAAGTGTGTTCTAACATGTCGCTCCTCTCCCCGCAGTTGGCGTATTGCATTGTACAGTTCCTAGAGAAAGACCCAACATTAACAGAACCAGTAAGTATCCACCAAtcccaacaggaagtcacaaCTGTTGTTTGACTCTACTATAATAGTCTTAACACAGAATCACTTGTTTTCTATCAACTTCAGACGTTTCTTTGCCAGCCaaagttgattaatcaattactgCCACAGTAACTTTGTCTGAAGTCGATCTTTGCCTGCTACACTGTTGTCACTACAGCTGATTATTGGGGTGCAGGTGGATCAGAAAGGGGGCAGACAGCGCCTCACTGAGGTGAAAGGAGGAGTTGAAGTGAAAACAAataattggagaaaaaaaaccagtAAGGAATCAATCTGTGTCTCTTCCTCATCCTCAGGTCATCAGAGGCTTACTGAAGTTTTGGCCAAAAACCTGCAGTCAAAAAGAGGTGAGGCTCATTTCTTAGAGTTTGAACTGTGtgtagacgtgtgtgtgtgtgtgtgtgtgtgtgtgtgtgtgttggtactAAGGTTTTCCTCCTGTGCTGCGGTGCAGGTAATGTTTCTAGGCGAGCTGGAGGAGATCCTGGACGTCATCGAACCAACACAGTTCGTCAAGATCCAGGAGCCGCTCTTCAAACAGATCTCCAGATGTGTCTCCAGCCCACATTTCCAGGTCAGTGAGCGTCTAatctcccattgccagaccctcctccacagcgctgcggaggaaggtctggctagtccacacaacattcctggacgggagaaaaacctgctctggtttattggcatttctttaaaccaatcacaatcgtcatgggcggggctaagcgccggacggagccacggtgcctctgcaaaatagtctgaggaaggaacttgttttggtggaacgtgtacgttcaaaagtagttttagtcgtgtaacagaaaactcagattggacagatagtctagctagctgtctggatttaccctgcagagatctgaggagcagttaaccataatcctcacaaatcagccagaggttagaattacaacacaaaggaagaggaaggggacggacatccggcggagtttctggcggcacctgaacaatcccagaagtggaacgtcctAAATATAGACTAGTGAGCGTTTAGCACTGAGCGCAGCACTGTCAGGATCATTGTCATTTACCTGCAACACCTGTGGTGTTGAAACAAGCATGTAGAGAATGAATTCAGGACTGTGTTATGGGTCGACCAATacagattattagtagttaatgaaaccgataaccatttacagtaaaaatgaaaatcctttagtcaaaattaagattgaAATGAAATACTCTGATACAAGTAGATGTCTTATGCATTAAAATCTTAAGTTAATGTTCTACAAACAAAAAGTACTCAATTGAACAAGAGTAAATGCCCAtttctatataatatatactgtaactaCTAAGGCATGAATGCATTCAAAACtgaaatgttgcagctggtaaaggtggagctcatttttaTAGAGTTTGTGATGACTGGCCACGTTTGTCTCCTTGGTCCCAGGTTGCAGAGCGAGCTCTGTACTACTGGAACAACGAGTACATCATGAGTCTGATCGAGGAGAACTCCAGCGTCATCCTGCCCATCATGTTCGCCAGCCTCTACAGGATCTCCAAAGAGCACTGGAACCCGTGAGTGACGTTAAAATGAACTTCTTTTATGTTCCCACACTAACTCATGTGGTGTCTTTGGGTTTGTGCTGATCAGCAGCTCTTCTTGGGTTTTCCGGTTTTTCCCTTGATTGTGTTTCAGCCTCAAGTACACAGGGAGATCACAACACCCTGTTTACTGTAAACAGCGGAGAACAGCATCTCTATGCTGCGGAAAGcaaaagtctttaaaaataaatgtacttgaaactagggctgggcgatatggagaaaatcagatatcaccaTATTCTTGACCACATACCTCGATATTGATATTGCGGTGATATTCAAGGGTTGACAATTGcggctttaacaaaatatcttcacacttggattttagataaataatcatcagtaatgtggacataatgtctaagtggggtaaaggtaaataatagaacagctagaacagtctggtaagttcagaaaagtacatcactttactgtaacgcagcctttaaaaccaggaaaagacaacatgtcatatcacgatatccaaaatcaaGGATATCAAGCAAGGACAGTTATGGTTtgatattaatgttttaaattgtaatttccccactggggatcaataaacagtataaattaaataaaaaaagacctcTTCCTCTCACAGCAGAAGCCAGTAAGAATTAGGGATACTGAGAGAAAGTACTACCAAAGGGTATCGTACTGTCAACATGTGTGGGTTTTACATAAATCTGAATGGCCAGGATCATTTACACTTCTATTATAAATGGACCATTTTATCATTCTAATAAAGAGAATGCTGCAGCAACCTCACTTCCTGTGTCCATGTTCCCAACTCCAGTAGGTCTGGAAACATCTGGAAAAtgaaatttctttttaaagaataCACGTTTAGGTTGCCATCCCCTGTGAATTGATGTgtgggaaaaacattttttatttttttttaaattgtatttttccaaaaacatatatttgtATATGCACTAGAGTGGACTGGACTTTTGTAAGGCATGTTTGCATGTCAGCCTCAAAATGGAGAAATTGGACACGTGATAAGGAAGCACACAAGGGAGCGCTAGGTCAAGTCTAACCCCAAGAAATATGGACACCAACTGATTAGGTTGGAAATACTTCTTCATAGTCAGATGACGGACCACAGGCTTATAACTAGGGTTGGCTAGCGTTTGGATCTTTTCCCCGATACCGGTGCTGAAACGATCTCTTtacaaaatcaacaccatttcTGATGTTTTGGTCTCGACTATTTTGGTgcctttttcattgtttttggcgctttttttttttaacgtttaacACCTCTTTTCCCTACCACTAAccataaacaccactaacaccagcTTCCTACCActatagttttacacttattttttttaatttagaaacctcatttataggaaactGTATCTAATTCTTTGAGTTAAAGaagcagaaatgatgaattattgagactaatattaaaggaaggataatcacagaagggtCAACGTTCAGCGAGGATACTGTTcccaaacatttcaaaattttttatttatttttttaaatgctaaaaaaattgaataaaacaccccaaattcaataaaagtagagATCCATTCTTTTGTTGTACTCGCCGAGCGCGTTGTATGGAAtcatctgtgttatttttgggttaTTAAAATgaggtagttaaaaagaaacccatatttctgagaTAGACATTTTGAGAACGGGTCAGATTTAACCCCAAGACAACACAAgaaaggcttgtttattgctaaggccatatggtcaaatttaaaatgatttattaaaatgtaataacaataacttataacaatgacttaagTTATTTCACCAGTACATTGCTGATAGCCGGCCGTGTaagcaccgggtctcggtacccaaccctacttataACTCTGAGCCTTTTAGGGAACTAGGGAACAGGCAAGAATGAGGAGACccagcagccagcagccagaCATTGAGTTGTTGTGTGAGGAGAATCATTGGAGGGGTGAGGATTGACACACGCAGTGAGACCAGCAGCGTAGAAAAAGTGTGGACTTGATGACCCGACAGGCTGGATTCCAATAGCCACAATAAATAGCACAAATATTCACTTATCAAAGTCTGACTTCCTACAAGACCTGAAGTATGACAGAAATGAAAGCCTACAAGTTGCTCTGTAAATGGACTCTATAAAACTGTAAAAGTTTATAGCCGCTGTAAAGCTGGATGTTGAACTGTGATCCCTCTGTGTCCTCGCAGGGCCATCGTGGCGCTGGTGTACAACGTACTGAAGGCCTTCATGGAGATGAACAGTACCTTATTTGATGAACTCACAGCCACTTACAAGTCAGACCGCCAGCGGTGAGAAGCTGCCCCACACACGACAGCGGTGTTTCTATCATCACACTCATATCTGGATTCAGATTAGCTGGGGTTGTAAAAGGAGCCACGCCAATGACTAGAAATATGAAGAGTAGTGAAGTTAATATCTTACAGACTCACTCCCTTGTTTGGAGAGAACGTCTTGACTACTATAATAGTAAGATTTATTGTGTTTTGGCCAATTAGGATTCAAAGTTCACTCAAGTGTTTTAATAGTAGTGAGCCACTTTATTCCCCCCCATTACTCATTCAAATATTAAAATTCATGAGACATGATTCAGTGTGCCAGTGTACAAATCTGTAAATCCTACTGTGGAGCCCACGGGGATCTTCTATGCAAAGTCTGAAATAGTAGCACAGAGCCCCCAAAGTTTAGAAAGAAATACTTTTTAGCCACGCCTAGTTGGAGCACTAATTtacatcatttttttctgacGTTATCTGACCCTCGTTAATCAATGATCAACCGTTAACCGACAAGCAGGCAACTGAGTCCCAGTTCACCCACTTTGGGTGCACCGTGTCCGCAGATAGCTGTTGACATGTAGCGGTCTCGTAGCCTCGAGGTCACGTGCATTGTCCCGgacagtctcgcattgccagaccttcccccacagcactgcggaggagggttgaacgggagttttaccggcaGGTAAACccagacctccgggtactggagacCTTCATCTCCATGTACAGCAGAGCACAATATCAGCAGATTTCcctcaagttaccagctaacgctagcggtagctagctagcttggttaaatctttcaaaatgaatctggttgtagtcttgcaatgtgtgaccctgcaagatccccagtctttacatataatgacattagatgtgagatggtgtcagactgtaGTCTGTTCCAAGTCTCCTAGTGGATCGTaggcttaaaggaacacgccgacttattgggactttgatTATTCCCCGTctaccgctagcctagcttagcacagatcctggaggtaactggttccatctagcctagcttagcacagatcctggaggtaactggctccatctagcctagcttagcacagatcctggaggtaaccggctccatctagcctactgctcccaataagtgactaaataacaccaacatgttcctgtttacatgttgtggtttgtatagtcacagcgtgtacaaataacaaggtcacatgacacacagccatcttctaactgtatataaactgggaactatattctcagaaggtgaagcactgctacttctgctacttagGCGGAGTGATTTgattgcagcacctgagaagctaggctagatggagccggttacctccaggatctgtgctaagctaggctagttggagccggttacctccaggatctgtgctaagctaggctagatggagccagttacttccaggatctgtgctaagctagcctagcggtgggggcgtcggacagagttacgacacgcacggagatgagaagggtatgtatggacttatctaactctgggggagacggggaataatcaaagtcccaataagtcggcgtgttccctTAAGTGTACCTAAATGGCCACACCGGACCTATTTGAATCACTGAAGAAATCAGAGATGTATGCCGAGATTCCGAACCCATAATGACCACTGGTCGTCCATGCTGTTTGTTGTTCCAgtgagaagaagaaggagaaggagcgAGAGGAGCTCTGGAAGAAGCTGGAGGACTTGGAGCTGAAGCGGGGCCTTAGGAGCGACGGGATCATCCCAACTTAACGAAGACAGCGCCACGCTCCCCTCtgccctcccctcctcctctccccctgtGACTCCCCCTTCCCCTCCATCCTTACccgccccctcccccctccatcAGCCATGTCTGCCCAGAGCTCTGAGAAATCCCCGATACAGGCCATCGTCTCTGGATCGACACGAAGCGCCCCGCTGGTTTCTTAAtgggttattttttttcttacgtttttttttctcctgtgtttTGTGCGACTTACTTTACAGTAGATTCATCACGTCTGTTTTCATTATTTCAACAGCActgtaaataataatttttttccttttttcttttcccccctTAAACTGATATTATTGCAaacggaaaaacaaaacaataataataaataataaaaaaaaaggaagaaaaaaatagaaaatgagaaaatgacTTGTGTGGGAGGGGgaatttaacaaaaacaacttttggacTGTATGACGTGAGACGAACtcttggaaaacaaaaaaaaaaaaaaaaaaagaagatttgaACTCGTCATCCCACTCTTGTTCTTCAGTACAGTCCCGTGTATCATTTTGattttcctggttctcctcttTGCTTTTCCTCTCGTTGCCTCCGTCTTTCggttccctccctccttcctctctaaTGGTGCATCTTTTCTGCCCCCGTGTGGGACATCCGGACTAAAAATGGGTTCCTCTCTGGCCCCGCccacatggggggggggggggtgaacaaaacgcattttaaaaacaacaacagggaCTTCCTCAGTGTACACTAACTGTATCCTCCTGAGTGCGTTTACATGCGTGTTCATGTACGGGTATTAAATCTTGTGCTCAGTATCTTCATTTCCATTGTTCAGTTTAGTACCTTTTTCACGCTCAAACTACATCATTAGATTCATATCTTGAGGGACTCggggcccctcggacggacgacggcaccgaacagactcgagtcaccgacctcgccagactgtccgacggccgattatgggctcggtgtgtcagggccttaacgtgaactagcagcagcagtaggttAAGTTCCGTTTCCATTAGCTGTAGAAAAAAGCAGCTCTGATGCACCTGATCAGATAATCAGTCCACCACTGACAATGAAAACTACTATGGAGGTAATTACTGAATGTCAATACACTGAATGGGTTCTGCATAAATGCTGACTAGAATTCACAATTGGGCTTTGAAATGATGAGCGTTTCTCAAACCACTGTGTAGGGTTGGGTTTTTCCCGCCTTTATTTTGGCGCCATCTGGTGGTCGTATCAAAAATGACACTGGTGAACAGCGTGAggggaaaatattttttattgaacCCATTTATTTTGGTGTCCTTTTTATAACTTCCTTGTGATGTGACTCTGCCTCACACAGGGTTGGGATGCGGCTTCATATAAACCACAATGTAAAAGCGTGTGAATCCAGAACGCTCCGCATGTAAACGCACTCATTgccttttcttcctcctccaaaCATGGACTACTTCTCATCCAGTTGATTCTTTTTTCTCCTTCCCTCCGTCTTTTTTCCCCCGTCCTTACCTGCCATACCAGAggtctgtttcagaaagcaggtttagtgagaACTCTGAGTTAGTTAACTCTGAGATGaggaaaacagaaagagaggttaatcaaacctgagagaaaGGGGGAACTCCAGCccttcagaaagagaggg
This region of Sander vitreus isolate 19-12246 chromosome 20, sanVit1, whole genome shotgun sequence genomic DNA includes:
- the ppp2r5eb gene encoding protein phosphatase 2, regulatory subunit B', epsilon isoform X1, with protein sequence MMGDRPSPPSRAMSSAATTSPSVDKVDGFSRKSVRKAKQKRSQSSSQFRSQGKPIELTPLPLLKDVPAPEQPELFLKKLQQCCTVFDFMDTLSDLKMKEYKRSTLNELVDYVTVSRGYLTEQAYPEVVKMVSHNIFRTLPPSDSNEFDPEEDEPTLEASWPHLQLVYEFFIRFLESQEFQPSIAKKYIDQKFVLQLLELFDSEDPRERDYLKTVLHRIYGKFLGLRAFIRKQINNIFLRFVYETEHFNGVAELLEILGSIINGFALPLKAEHKQFLVKVLIPLHTVRSLSLFHAQLAYCIVQFLEKDPTLTEPVIRGLLKFWPKTCSQKEVMFLGELEEILDVIEPTQFVKIQEPLFKQISRCVSSPHFQVAERALYYWNNEYIMSLIEENSSVILPIMFASLYRISKEHWNPAIVALVYNVLKAFMEMNSTLFDELTATYKSDRQREKKKEKEREELWKKLEDLELKRGLRSDGIIPT
- the ppp2r5eb gene encoding protein phosphatase 2, regulatory subunit B', epsilon isoform X2, with amino-acid sequence MMGDRPSPPRAMSSAATTSPSVDKVDGFSRKSVRKAKQKRSQSSSQFRSQGKPIELTPLPLLKDVPAPEQPELFLKKLQQCCTVFDFMDTLSDLKMKEYKRSTLNELVDYVTVSRGYLTEQAYPEVVKMVSHNIFRTLPPSDSNEFDPEEDEPTLEASWPHLQLVYEFFIRFLESQEFQPSIAKKYIDQKFVLQLLELFDSEDPRERDYLKTVLHRIYGKFLGLRAFIRKQINNIFLRFVYETEHFNGVAELLEILGSIINGFALPLKAEHKQFLVKVLIPLHTVRSLSLFHAQLAYCIVQFLEKDPTLTEPVIRGLLKFWPKTCSQKEVMFLGELEEILDVIEPTQFVKIQEPLFKQISRCVSSPHFQVAERALYYWNNEYIMSLIEENSSVILPIMFASLYRISKEHWNPAIVALVYNVLKAFMEMNSTLFDELTATYKSDRQREKKKEKEREELWKKLEDLELKRGLRSDGIIPT
- the ppp2r5eb gene encoding protein phosphatase 2, regulatory subunit B', epsilon isoform X3, which produces MSSAATTSPSVDKVDGFSRKSVRKAKQKRSQSSSQFRSQGKPIELTPLPLLKDVPAPEQPELFLKKLQQCCTVFDFMDTLSDLKMKEYKRSTLNELVDYVTVSRGYLTEQAYPEVVKMVSHNIFRTLPPSDSNEFDPEEDEPTLEASWPHLQLVYEFFIRFLESQEFQPSIAKKYIDQKFVLQLLELFDSEDPRERDYLKTVLHRIYGKFLGLRAFIRKQINNIFLRFVYETEHFNGVAELLEILGSIINGFALPLKAEHKQFLVKVLIPLHTVRSLSLFHAQLAYCIVQFLEKDPTLTEPVIRGLLKFWPKTCSQKEVMFLGELEEILDVIEPTQFVKIQEPLFKQISRCVSSPHFQVAERALYYWNNEYIMSLIEENSSVILPIMFASLYRISKEHWNPAIVALVYNVLKAFMEMNSTLFDELTATYKSDRQREKKKEKEREELWKKLEDLELKRGLRSDGIIPT